The DNA window CCGCCGCACGCGCGCCAGCGGCGCGTTGAGCAGCGCGAGCCGATCGAGCGCGGCTTTGGCGCGGAACTCCTGCACGCAGCCGATGATGGCGTTCGCCGTCGCGGCCAGGCCGAACAGCGCATCCTGCCAGCGCCCGAGCACGAACAGCAGGAAGAAGCATCCGAAGACGATCCCGTTGAAGAGCGTGAAGACGTTGGCGCGGATGATGTTCCACGCGCTGCGACTCGAGTCGGCCGTGAATGCGTTCGATCGACCGGACGCCGCGCGCTCGGCCACCTCCGTGGCCGACAGTCCCCTGCCCGCATCGACGACGGTCAGGTCGGGCGACGCGGGCGAGGCTGTCATGCGATCACCATAGCGGGGCGACGATGCCCGCCCGGGCGGCGCAGGCGGGCATACTCCGCCCGGACGGACGAGAGGGGCCGGTGCGGATCTCTCGATCCGCTCCGGCCCCGCTCGCTCCGTGAGGGACTACCCCTTCGTGGCCCCGGCGAGGAGTCCTCGGACGAAGAACCGCTGCAGGGCGAAGAACACGATCAGCGGAACCAGGATGGAGATGAACGTTCCCGCGGACTGCAGGAACCACTGGTCGCCCCACGTGCCCGACAGGGAGTTGAGCGACTGCGTCAACGGCAGAGATGACGATGGTGCGAAGATCGTCGCCACCAGCAGGTCGTTCCACACCCAGATGAACTCGAGCACCGCGAACGACGCCAGGGCCGGCGCGGCGAGCGGGAGGATGAGCCGGAAGAAGATCTGGCCGTGTCCTGCGCCGTCCACCCGCGCCGCCTCGATGACCTCGTGGGGGATCTCGGCGATGAAGTTGTGCAGCAGGAAGATCGCCAGCGGCATCGCGAAGATCACGTGCGCGATCCACACCGTGGCGAAGCTGTGCTCCACCCCGCGCAGGTCGAAGCCCGGGAAGATGGTGACCTCGTTGATGGTGAGCCCTCGGGAGAAGAGGCTCAGCAGCGGGACGAGGGCCATCTGCAGCGGCACGATCTGCAGCGCGAAGATGAAGATGAAGAAGAAGTTCCGGCCCTTGAACTCGATCCAGGCGAACGCGTACGCGATGAGCGAGGCGATCGCCAGGGCGAACACCACGACGGGGATCGTGATGGCCAGCGAGTTCAGGAACGACGCACCCAGGGTGAGCGCGGTGCCTCCCGACGTCAGGGCGAGGCGGTAGTTCTCGAGCGTGAAGCCCGGGTCGGTGAAGATCGTCCACCAGCCGGTCGACTGCGTGTCGGCACCTGGACGGAACGAGGTGACGAACAGGCCGAACGTCGGGATGGTCCACACGAAGGCGATCGCGACGGCCGCGATCGTGGCTCCCTTGGAGGTGAGGCGCTTCTGCGCCGAGTTCTCGCTCCGGCGGGTGTCGCGCGCCACCTGACGGGCGGTGCGGGTGTCTGTCGTCGGCTCGAGGACGACTGTCGAGGTGGTCATCGGATCTCCCTCTGCTTCCGGATCTGGCGGACGTTGAAGATGATCAACGGCAGCACGAAGATGAACAGCACGACCGCCAGGGCCGCGGAGTGCCCGTAGCTCTGGAAGCGCTGCTGCTGGTTCACCATCTCGAAGGCGAGGACGGTGGAGTCGTTGCGGCCACCGGTCATGACGGCGACGATGTCGTACACCTTCAGGGCGCCGATGGCGATGGTCGTCAGGACGACGATGAGGGAGGAGCGGATGCCGGGGATCGTCACGTTGACGAAACGCTCCCAGGCGTTGGCCCCGTCGAGCTCGGCGGCCTCCATCTGCTCCGGCGGCACGGCCTTGATGGCCGCGGACAGGATGACCATGGCCAGACCCGTCTGCGACCAGATGAACACCACGACCAGGAGGAGGGTGTTCACCAGCGGGGCGGCGGCGAGCCACGACACCGGCTCTCCCCCGAACGCGGTGACGATGGCGTTGAGCGCACCGATCTGCTGGCCCTGGCGGAAGTCGTACACGAACTTCCAGATGATGCCGGCGCCGACGAACGAGATGGCGAACGGCATGAAGATGAGGATCTTCAGCACGCGCTCGCCCTTGGCCCGGTCGATGAAGACCGCGTAGGCGAGGCCCACCGCCGTCGCGATGGTCGGAGCCAGCAGCACCCAGATGATCGTGTTGATGACCGACCAGAATCCCTCGGGGTTCGTGAAGGTCCAGACGTAGTTGTCGAGGCCCACGAACTCCGACCCGGTCTTGTCCATGAAGGACTGCACCAGGGTCGACAGCGCCGGGTAGATGAGGCCGATGAGGAG is part of the Microbacterium lemovicicum genome and encodes:
- a CDS encoding carbohydrate ABC transporter permease, producing MTTSTVVLEPTTDTRTARQVARDTRRSENSAQKRLTSKGATIAAVAIAFVWTIPTFGLFVTSFRPGADTQSTGWWTIFTDPGFTLENYRLALTSGGTALTLGASFLNSLAITIPVVVFALAIASLIAYAFAWIEFKGRNFFFIFIFALQIVPLQMALVPLLSLFSRGLTINEVTIFPGFDLRGVEHSFATVWIAHVIFAMPLAIFLLHNFIAEIPHEVIEAARVDGAGHGQIFFRLILPLAAPALASFAVLEFIWVWNDLLVATIFAPSSSLPLTQSLNSLSGTWGDQWFLQSAGTFISILVPLIVFFALQRFFVRGLLAGATKG
- a CDS encoding carbohydrate ABC transporter permease, with the translated sequence MTDIRQAPATAAPPPDPGRVERKDERVARTRRTTGLVIAIALILAVALFIFMITRAPAETKPTTLGFSLNSFFKWLGELGPIVQIPIIVLVFGVVVGLLLLLIEYAPRAGRFYFWLRLASCFLIPVIAFMLLRPYQNAVIYVLAIAVILGGVLFYADYRSREGAGYLFQLVLFAAPAAILLLIGLIYPALSTLVQSFMDKTGSEFVGLDNYVWTFTNPEGFWSVINTIIWVLLAPTIATAVGLAYAVFIDRAKGERVLKILIFMPFAISFVGAGIIWKFVYDFRQGQQIGALNAIVTAFGGEPVSWLAAAPLVNTLLLVVVFIWSQTGLAMVILSAAIKAVPPEQMEAAELDGANAWERFVNVTIPGIRSSLIVVLTTIAIGALKVYDIVAVMTGGRNDSTVLAFEMVNQQQRFQSYGHSAALAVVLFIFVLPLIIFNVRQIRKQREIR